The following are from one region of the Tenacibaculum dicentrarchi genome:
- a CDS encoding DUF2061 domain-containing protein, producing MILEQLIKENKNNTPGKGDENTLRSLAKSVSWRIIGTIDTVLISWLITGELALAFSIGSIELITKMVLYFFHERIWNKIKWGK from the coding sequence ATGATTTTAGAACAATTAATAAAAGAAAATAAAAATAACACGCCAGGCAAAGGAGATGAAAACACCTTGCGAAGCCTTGCTAAATCGGTAAGTTGGCGGATAATTGGAACAATAGATACGGTTTTAATATCGTGGTTAATTACAGGAGAATTAGCCTTAGCATTTTCAATAGGAAGCATCGAATTAATTACAAAAATGGTATTATACTTTTTTCACGAAAGAATTTGGAATAAAATAAAATGGGGAAAATAA
- a CDS encoding phosphoadenosine phosphosulfate reductase family protein encodes MSLKNELNLEILNKELAKLSPKEIVQWVFNLDQKTIITTNFRPYEVAILHLTSQESPNIKVVWCDTGYNTPQTYKHAQELIETLHLNVDLYVPKQTVAHRTVIMGLPSVDDKNHAKFTEQVKLEPFKRAMKIHQPEIWFTNLRKGQTAFRDGIGVLSFSKDGILKVSPFYHWTDEDLDGYLKTHKLPNEFKYFDPTKVESNRECGLHI; translated from the coding sequence ATGAGCTTAAAAAACGAATTAAATTTAGAAATTTTAAATAAAGAATTAGCAAAACTAAGCCCAAAAGAAATTGTGCAATGGGTTTTTAATTTAGATCAAAAAACCATTATTACCACAAACTTTCGACCTTATGAAGTAGCTATTTTACACCTAACATCCCAAGAAAGCCCCAATATAAAAGTTGTTTGGTGCGATACAGGTTACAACACCCCCCAAACCTATAAACACGCCCAAGAACTCATTGAAACATTACACTTAAATGTTGATTTATATGTGCCGAAACAAACCGTAGCACATCGTACTGTTATTATGGGGCTTCCTTCGGTTGATGATAAAAATCATGCGAAATTTACTGAACAAGTAAAATTAGAACCCTTTAAAAGAGCTATGAAAATTCATCAGCCTGAAATATGGTTTACCAATCTTCGAAAAGGACAAACGGCTTTTAGAGATGGTATCGGTGTTTTATCTTTTAGTAAAGATGGCATCTTAAAAGTAAGCCCTTTTTATCATTGGACAGATGAAGATTTAGACGGGTATTTAAAAACCCATAAATTACCAAATGAGTTCAAATATTTTGACCCAACAAAGGTAGAAAGTAACAGAGAATGCGGTTTACATATTTAA
- the cysD gene encoding sulfate adenylyltransferase subunit CysD has product MDIIAIEKTDITSKTTSKKVSKIASKTLENTIKVGALESEAIYIFREVVAQFEKPVLLFSGGKDSITLVRLAQKAFYPAKIPFPLMHIDTGHNFPETIEFRDRLAKELGVELIVRNVQDNIDNGKVKEETGKYASRNMLQTETLLDAIEEFGFDACIGGARRDEEKARAKERIFSVRDDFGQWDEKNQRPELFDILNGRIDLGQNVRVFPISNWTELDVWSYIQKEAIEIPSIYFAHKRKTFVRDGMIWSAEDAVVYREEDEVVQERMVRFRTVGDMSCTAAVLSDAVSIDKVVAEIKESTISERGARIDDKRSEAAMEKRKQQGYF; this is encoded by the coding sequence ATGGACATTATAGCAATAGAAAAAACAGACATAACATCAAAAACAACATCAAAAAAAGTATCAAAAATAGCCTCAAAAACTTTAGAAAACACCATAAAAGTAGGTGCTTTAGAAAGCGAAGCTATTTATATTTTCAGAGAAGTTGTCGCACAGTTTGAAAAACCTGTATTATTATTTTCAGGGGGAAAAGACAGTATTACCTTAGTTCGATTGGCACAAAAAGCATTTTATCCAGCGAAAATACCGTTTCCTTTAATGCACATTGATACAGGGCATAATTTTCCTGAAACTATCGAATTTAGAGACCGTTTAGCCAAAGAATTAGGCGTGGAATTAATCGTTAGAAATGTTCAAGATAATATTGATAATGGTAAAGTTAAAGAAGAAACGGGTAAATATGCAAGTAGAAATATGTTGCAAACTGAAACGCTATTAGATGCCATTGAAGAGTTCGGTTTTGATGCCTGTATCGGTGGTGCTCGTAGAGATGAAGAAAAAGCAAGAGCCAAAGAACGTATTTTTTCGGTAAGAGATGATTTTGGGCAATGGGACGAAAAAAATCAGCGTCCTGAGTTATTTGATATTTTAAACGGAAGAATTGATTTAGGGCAGAATGTACGTGTTTTTCCTATTTCAAATTGGACAGAGTTAGATGTTTGGAGCTATATTCAAAAAGAAGCGATTGAAATTCCTTCAATTTATTTTGCACATAAAAGAAAAACCTTTGTTCGTGATGGAATGATTTGGTCGGCTGAAGATGCCGTTGTTTATCGTGAAGAAGATGAGGTTGTTCAAGAGCGAATGGTGCGTTTTCGTACTGTTGGCGATATGAGTTGTACCGCCGCTGTGTTGTCGGATGCTGTAAGTATTGATAAAGTGGTTGCCGAAATTAAAGAATCAACCATTTCAGAAAGAGGGGCTAGAATTGATGATAAACGCTCGGAAGCAGCCATGGAAAAACGTAAACAACAAGGTTATTTTTAA
- a CDS encoding sulfate adenylyltransferase subunit 1 gives MNVLKIATAGSVDDGKSTLIGRILYDTKSLTDDKLEAIEAKSKQRGFDYLDFSLATDGLVAEREQGITIDVAHIYFSTPTTSFIIADTPGHIEYTRNMVTGASNSQASIVLIDARNGVVEQTYRHFFINTLLRVKDVVIAVNKMDLVDFSEEKFNEIKKEIQDLASKSGYENQQITFIPISALKGDNVVKSSTKMPWYKGETLLNHLETLEFEDVSQASQTRFPVQTVIRPKTEQYHDFRGYAGKIYGGDLAVGDTIMVLPSETKSKIKSIHFFDKEYQKATQGSSITITLDDNINISRGDMLVKENEEPTVAKQLNATICWMDKTPLQASSKYIIKHGVNEVQAKITTLTSIIKTDFSGKEENPSQLILNAIGEVSLKVNKPLFFDSYSKNKATGSFILIDPKTNNTAGVGFIE, from the coding sequence ATGAACGTATTAAAAATAGCAACAGCAGGAAGTGTCGATGATGGTAAAAGTACTTTAATTGGTCGTATTTTATATGATACAAAATCATTAACAGACGATAAATTGGAGGCAATTGAAGCAAAAAGTAAACAAAGAGGTTTTGATTATTTAGATTTTTCATTAGCAACCGATGGTTTAGTTGCCGAACGTGAGCAAGGAATTACTATTGATGTTGCACATATTTATTTTTCAACACCAACAACGAGTTTTATTATTGCCGATACGCCTGGGCATATTGAATATACTCGAAATATGGTTACGGGAGCATCTAATTCTCAAGCTTCTATCGTTTTAATTGATGCTCGAAATGGCGTAGTTGAACAAACGTATCGTCATTTTTTTATCAATACCTTATTACGTGTAAAAGATGTGGTAATTGCGGTTAATAAAATGGATTTGGTTGATTTTTCAGAAGAAAAATTCAATGAAATTAAAAAAGAAATCCAAGATTTAGCAAGTAAAAGTGGCTATGAAAATCAACAAATAACCTTTATTCCTATTTCGGCATTAAAAGGCGATAATGTAGTTAAATCATCAACAAAAATGCCTTGGTATAAAGGAGAAACCTTGTTAAATCATTTAGAAACCTTAGAATTTGAAGATGTTTCTCAAGCTTCGCAAACACGTTTTCCTGTGCAAACGGTTATCAGACCTAAAACCGAACAATATCACGATTTTAGAGGATACGCAGGTAAAATTTATGGTGGCGATTTAGCCGTTGGCGATACCATAATGGTATTACCTTCTGAAACAAAATCGAAAATAAAAAGCATTCATTTTTTTGATAAAGAATATCAAAAAGCAACTCAAGGAAGTTCAATAACCATCACTTTAGATGATAATATTAATATCAGCCGAGGCGATATGTTGGTCAAAGAAAATGAAGAACCAACCGTTGCAAAACAATTAAATGCCACTATTTGTTGGATGGATAAAACACCTTTACAAGCATCTTCAAAATACATTATAAAACACGGTGTAAATGAAGTGCAGGCAAAAATAACGACTTTAACATCAATTATAAAAACCGATTTTTCGGGGAAAGAAGAAAATCCATCACAATTGATTTTAAATGCGATTGGCGAAGTTTCTTTAAAAGTAAATAAACCGCTGTTTTTTGATAGTTATAGTAAAAATAAAGCAACAGGTTCGTTTATTTTAATCGACCCAAAAACCAATAACACCGCAGGAGTTGGCTTTATTGAGTAA
- a CDS encoding nitrite/sulfite reductase produces the protein MQSFRTEIENPIVEKDILELARKIELFKEGKIDEERFRSLRLARGVYGQRQLGVQMIRIKLPYGRVSSEQLHRIADVSDEYSRGRLHITTRQDIQIHHVSLDRTPELWAQLEKDDITLREACGNAVRNITASETAGIDVNEPFDVSPYADATFKFFLRNPICQEMGRKFKMSFSATDEDTALSFMHDLGFIAKSKIIDGKSAKGFKVLLGGGLGSQPRHADIIYEFLPVNLLIPTIEGVLRVFDRYGERAKRAKARLKFLIKDIGVPAFLDLVKEEQKAFSYTNYPIDTTDFEQEIKFETAEIPLVKIKDKESYNKWKQSNVIKQKQSGLFAIGIKVHLGDFYTDKARLLADLIKKYGANELRFTLRQNILIRHIREEALPFFYIELEKLGFTEAGYNSFNDITACPGTDTCNLGISSSTGIASELERVLKTEYPAYVNNKDLAIKISGCMNACGQHNMAHIGFQGMSVKVGNLLAPALQVLVGGGVIGDGQGRFSDKLVKIPSKRGPESLRILLNDFEDNKIQNKLENEDFLTYYDRKGKTYFYDLLKHLSDTSNLSEDDFMDWGHDKNYVKAIGVGECAGVVIDLIATLLFESEEKIENASQAFNQKQWSDSIYHSYSAIINTAKALLTAEGEKTNTQAGIITNFDKVFIDTNKITLPTKTSFADFVYQIKENEPTEAFANKYLNDTKVFYKSVDSYRKLALEN, from the coding sequence ATGCAAAGTTTTAGAACCGAAATAGAGAACCCAATTGTAGAAAAAGATATTCTAGAATTAGCACGAAAAATTGAACTTTTTAAAGAAGGTAAAATTGATGAAGAGCGTTTTCGTAGCTTACGATTAGCACGAGGAGTTTATGGGCAACGTCAATTGGGCGTGCAAATGATTCGTATAAAATTGCCTTACGGAAGAGTTTCTAGCGAACAATTACACCGAATTGCCGATGTTTCTGACGAGTATTCTCGTGGGCGTTTGCATATTACAACGCGTCAGGATATTCAAATTCATCATGTGAGTTTAGATAGAACGCCAGAATTATGGGCACAATTAGAAAAAGATGATATTACTTTACGAGAAGCTTGTGGAAATGCCGTTCGAAATATAACCGCATCGGAAACCGCAGGAATTGATGTAAATGAACCTTTTGATGTGTCGCCCTATGCCGATGCTACGTTTAAATTTTTCTTAAGAAATCCAATTTGTCAAGAAATGGGACGAAAATTTAAAATGTCATTTTCAGCTACGGATGAAGACACAGCGTTAAGTTTTATGCACGATTTAGGTTTTATCGCCAAATCAAAAATAATAGACGGAAAATCAGCAAAAGGATTCAAAGTTTTATTAGGCGGAGGATTGGGGTCACAACCTCGACATGCCGATATTATTTATGAATTTTTACCTGTAAATTTATTAATTCCTACTATTGAAGGCGTTTTACGTGTTTTTGACAGATACGGTGAACGTGCAAAAAGAGCAAAAGCTCGTTTGAAATTTTTAATAAAAGATATAGGTGTTCCTGCTTTTTTAGATTTAGTTAAAGAAGAACAAAAAGCATTTTCATACACAAATTATCCAATTGATACAACTGATTTTGAGCAGGAAATAAAATTTGAAACTGCTGAAATTCCTTTGGTAAAAATCAAAGATAAAGAAAGTTATAATAAATGGAAACAGTCAAATGTTATCAAACAAAAGCAATCAGGTTTATTTGCAATTGGAATAAAAGTTCATTTAGGTGATTTTTATACCGATAAAGCTCGTTTATTAGCCGATTTAATTAAAAAATATGGGGCAAATGAATTGCGTTTTACCTTGCGTCAAAACATTTTAATTCGTCATATTCGTGAAGAAGCTTTGCCTTTTTTTTATATCGAATTAGAAAAATTAGGCTTTACCGAAGCGGGATATAATAGCTTTAACGACATCACGGCTTGCCCTGGAACAGACACCTGTAATTTAGGGATTTCGAGCAGTACAGGAATTGCCTCAGAATTGGAACGTGTTTTAAAAACGGAATATCCTGCGTATGTAAACAACAAAGACTTGGCGATTAAAATTAGCGGTTGTATGAATGCCTGTGGACAGCACAATATGGCACATATCGGTTTTCAAGGAATGTCTGTAAAAGTTGGTAATTTATTAGCACCTGCCTTACAAGTTTTAGTTGGTGGTGGTGTAATTGGTGATGGGCAAGGGCGTTTTTCTGATAAATTAGTAAAAATACCGAGTAAAAGAGGACCAGAATCGTTGCGTATTTTATTAAATGATTTTGAAGATAATAAAATTCAAAATAAACTCGAAAATGAAGATTTTTTAACATATTATGATAGAAAAGGAAAAACGTATTTCTATGATTTGTTAAAGCATTTGTCGGATACCTCTAATTTATCCGAAGATGATTTTATGGATTGGGGACACGATAAAAACTATGTGAAAGCCATCGGAGTTGGTGAATGTGCTGGGGTTGTTATCGATTTAATTGCAACACTTTTATTTGAAAGTGAAGAGAAAATTGAAAATGCTAGTCAAGCTTTTAACCAAAAACAATGGTCGGATAGCATTTATCATTCGTATTCAGCAATTATAAATACTGCAAAAGCTTTATTAACTGCCGAAGGTGAAAAAACAAATACACAGGCAGGAATTATAACTAATTTTGATAAGGTTTTTATTGATACAAATAAAATTACGTTGCCAACAAAAACTTCTTTTGCTGATTTTGTGTATCAAATAAAAGAAAATGAACCAACAGAAGCATTTGCAAATAAATATTTAAACGATACAAAAGTGTTTTATAAATCGGTAGATTCTTATAGGAAATTAGCCTTAGAAAATTAA
- the cobA gene encoding uroporphyrinogen-III C-methyltransferase — translation MMMRNLPKLTVIGAGPGDVDLITLKAIKVLKTADVVLYDALVNDELLSYINPKAEVIFVGKRRGCYKYQQEQINELIVARAKSQGHVVRLKGGDPFIFGRGAEEMEYAAKFGVTVAVIPGVSSSLAVAASQNIPLTKRGYAESFWVITGTTKEHKLSSDIALASKSNATVVILMGMGKLSEIVNLFKQENKHDLPIAIIQNGTTSEEKIGIGTVDTIEQIVLENQLENPAIIVLGEVVKHREELLKIKNQNTTKKVKRIA, via the coding sequence ATGATGATGAGAAATTTACCAAAATTAACCGTAATCGGAGCAGGGCCTGGCGATGTAGATTTAATCACTTTAAAAGCTATTAAGGTATTAAAAACAGCCGACGTTGTTTTATACGATGCTTTGGTAAATGATGAATTATTAAGTTATATAAACCCAAAAGCTGAGGTTATTTTTGTAGGAAAACGCCGAGGTTGTTATAAATATCAGCAAGAGCAAATTAATGAATTAATTGTGGCTAGAGCAAAATCGCAGGGGCATGTGGTACGCTTAAAAGGTGGCGATCCGTTTATTTTTGGACGAGGAGCTGAAGAAATGGAATATGCAGCGAAATTTGGCGTAACAGTTGCGGTTATTCCAGGGGTTTCATCATCATTAGCCGTAGCAGCTTCTCAAAATATCCCGCTTACAAAACGTGGATATGCTGAAAGTTTTTGGGTCATTACAGGAACAACCAAAGAACATAAATTGTCGAGCGATATTGCTTTGGCATCAAAATCAAATGCAACAGTAGTTATTTTAATGGGAATGGGTAAATTATCAGAAATTGTAAATCTTTTTAAACAAGAAAATAAGCACGATTTACCCATCGCAATTATTCAAAACGGAACCACATCCGAAGAAAAAATAGGCATAGGAACGGTAGACACTATCGAACAAATTGTGCTTGAAAATCAATTGGAAAACCCTGCAATTATCGTGTTAGGAGAAGTGGTAAAACATCGTGAAGAATTATTGAAAATCAAAAATCAGAATACTACAAAAAAGGTGAAAAGAATAGCATAA
- a CDS encoding precorrin-2 dehydrogenase/sirohydrochlorin ferrochelatase family protein — MAEQRNNLYPIFLKTNQLETLIVGGGFVALEKLSFLLKSSPNSKVVLLAPFFREETMALANKFSVKMITAVYHKNYLVDKNMVIATTDKVAVNIQVYKDCKAKNILVNVADNPPYCDFYMGGIVTKGNVKIAISTNGKSPTTAKRLRQFFEEVIPDNIDDLVQNLNKYRKTLKGDFEHKVRTLNLFTRSLVE; from the coding sequence ATGGCGGAACAACGAAATAATTTATATCCAATATTTTTAAAAACAAATCAACTAGAAACCCTAATTGTTGGTGGTGGATTTGTAGCACTTGAAAAATTATCCTTTTTGTTAAAATCAAGCCCAAATTCAAAAGTGGTACTACTCGCACCATTTTTTAGAGAAGAAACGATGGCTTTAGCAAATAAGTTTTCGGTTAAAATGATAACAGCTGTGTATCATAAAAATTACTTGGTAGATAAAAATATGGTCATCGCAACGACCGATAAAGTTGCTGTAAATATTCAAGTATATAAAGATTGTAAAGCTAAAAATATATTGGTAAATGTGGCTGATAATCCGCCGTATTGTGATTTTTATATGGGTGGAATCGTAACCAAAGGAAACGTGAAAATTGCAATTTCGACCAACGGAAAATCACCGACAACTGCTAAAAGATTACGTCAGTTTTTTGAAGAAGTAATTCCTGATAATATTGACGATTTGGTACAAAATTTAAACAAATATAGAAAAACGCTGAAAGGCGATTTTGAACACAAAGTAAGAACACTAAATTTGTTTACAAGAAGTTTAGTAGAGTAA
- a CDS encoding NAD(P)/FAD-dependent oxidoreductase, which produces MITTDILIIGAGPTGLFTVFEAGLLKLRCHLIDALPQQGGQCSEIYPKKPIYDIPAYPEILAGDLTHKLMEQIKQFEPGFTLGERAETIEKQEDGSFIVTTNKGTKHQAPVVAIAGGLGSFEPRKPPIPNIADFEDKGVEYMIKEPEVYRNKNVVIAGGGDSALDWSIFLTDIAKSVTLVHRRNEFRGALDSVEKVQELKNAGKINLITPAEIKGIVGQNHVEGVVVSQKNQEKNEEEYTLKCDHFIPLFGLSPKLGPIGNWGLEIEKNAIKVNNALDYQTNIPGIYAIGDVNTYPGKLKLILCGFHEATLMCQSAFKIIYPDKKYVMKYTTVGGIDGFDGTRKEAPKAVVKAIN; this is translated from the coding sequence ATGATTACAACAGATATCTTAATAATAGGAGCAGGTCCAACAGGACTATTTACTGTTTTTGAAGCAGGATTGTTAAAATTACGCTGTCATTTAATTGACGCATTGCCACAACAAGGCGGGCAGTGTTCAGAGATTTATCCAAAGAAACCGATTTATGATATTCCTGCATATCCAGAGATTTTAGCGGGCGATTTAACTCATAAATTAATGGAACAAATCAAGCAATTTGAACCAGGATTTACCTTAGGAGAACGTGCTGAAACTATCGAAAAACAAGAAGACGGAAGTTTTATTGTAACCACCAATAAAGGCACAAAACACCAAGCACCCGTAGTCGCAATTGCTGGAGGTTTAGGAAGTTTTGAACCACGAAAACCACCCATTCCAAACATCGCCGATTTTGAAGATAAAGGCGTGGAATACATGATTAAAGAACCAGAAGTATATCGCAATAAAAACGTGGTAATTGCTGGTGGTGGAGACTCCGCTTTAGATTGGTCAATTTTTTTAACCGATATTGCAAAATCAGTAACCTTAGTACACCGAAGAAATGAATTTCGTGGCGCTTTAGATTCCGTAGAAAAAGTACAAGAATTGAAAAATGCAGGAAAAATCAACCTAATAACACCTGCAGAAATTAAAGGAATTGTTGGGCAAAATCATGTAGAAGGCGTGGTAGTTTCTCAAAAAAATCAAGAGAAAAACGAAGAAGAATATACGCTAAAATGCGACCATTTTATTCCTCTTTTTGGCTTGTCACCTAAATTAGGACCTATCGGAAATTGGGGCTTAGAAATTGAAAAAAATGCCATCAAAGTAAATAATGCCTTAGATTATCAAACAAATATTCCAGGAATTTATGCCATTGGCGATGTAAATACCTATCCTGGGAAATTAAAATTGATTTTATGCGGTTTTCACGAAGCAACTTTAATGTGTCAAAGTGCTTTTAAAATTATTTATCCTGATAAAAAATACGTAATGAAATACACCACAGTAGGCGGTATTGATGGTTTCGATGGCACTCGAAAAGAAGCCCCAAAAGCAGTGGTAAAAGCCATAAATTAA
- the epsC gene encoding serine O-acetyltransferase EpsC: MNTIEKPLKNYNICLKDTVEIFTKKIFYALFDQEFKAKNKESITENFFEITRRLKIQNADKIWVSFQDKLPKIRRKLDLDAIAFEKTDPAAKSLEEIYLAYPGFHAIAIYRLSHELNDLKVPTIPRMMSEYAHGLTGTDIHPGATIGDSFFIDHATGIVIGETTIIQNNVKIYQGVTLGGIQVKKSLAETKRHPTIENNVTVYANATILGGDVIIGENSVIGANVCVTASVPPKSLVIYQSENKIISLNKV; encoded by the coding sequence ATGAATACAATAGAAAAACCACTGAAAAATTATAATATCTGTTTAAAAGATACTGTTGAGATTTTTACCAAAAAAATATTTTATGCCTTGTTTGACCAAGAATTTAAAGCAAAGAATAAAGAAAGTATTACTGAAAATTTCTTTGAAATAACAAGACGTTTAAAAATACAAAATGCGGATAAAATTTGGGTGTCATTTCAAGATAAATTACCAAAAATAAGACGAAAACTAGATTTAGATGCCATCGCTTTTGAAAAAACAGACCCAGCAGCGAAAAGTTTAGAGGAAATTTATTTGGCGTATCCAGGGTTTCATGCTATTGCAATATATCGTTTAAGCCACGAACTAAATGATTTAAAAGTACCTACAATTCCTAGAATGATGAGCGAATATGCACACGGATTAACAGGTACCGATATTCATCCAGGAGCAACGATTGGCGATTCGTTTTTTATTGACCATGCAACAGGAATTGTAATTGGTGAAACAACAATTATTCAAAATAATGTGAAAATTTATCAAGGTGTTACACTCGGTGGAATTCAAGTTAAAAAAAGTTTAGCCGAAACAAAAAGACATCCAACTATTGAAAATAATGTAACTGTGTATGCTAATGCCACTATTTTAGGAGGCGATGTTATTATAGGTGAAAATAGCGTAATTGGTGCAAATGTGTGCGTTACAGCATCTGTACCGCCAAAATCGTTAGTGATATATCAATCAGAAAATAAAATTATTTCATTAAATAAAGTTTAA
- the cysM gene encoding cysteine synthase CysM produces the protein MKAKKITDFVGNTPLVEVSNILDKKGVRLFLKLEGNNPGGSVKDRAAYNMILEALNRRNIKKGDHLVEATSGNTGIALAFIANVLGLKMTLVMPENSTVERVKTMKAYGAEVLLTPKEEGIEGSRDLAQKLRYKKGYFMLNQFENNDNWKAHYKTTGPEIWKDTEGEVTHFVSAMGTTGTIMGVSTYLKEQNSNIQIVGVQPTDDTSIPGIRKWSKEYLPKIFDRSKVDQVIEISENQARNMTRKLASQEGVFGGMSSGGAVHAALQVAEEIDQGIIVAIICDIGDRYLSSNLYNY, from the coding sequence ATGAAAGCAAAAAAAATAACAGACTTTGTTGGAAATACCCCGCTAGTAGAAGTTAGCAATATTCTTGATAAAAAAGGCGTGCGTCTTTTTTTAAAATTAGAAGGAAATAACCCTGGTGGAAGCGTAAAAGATAGGGCTGCTTACAATATGATTTTAGAGGCTTTAAACCGAAGAAACATTAAAAAAGGAGACCATTTAGTCGAAGCAACCAGCGGAAATACAGGAATTGCATTGGCTTTTATCGCAAATGTATTGGGCTTAAAAATGACTCTTGTAATGCCTGAAAATTCAACGGTAGAACGTGTGAAAACTATGAAAGCTTACGGAGCAGAAGTCTTATTAACGCCAAAAGAAGAAGGGATAGAAGGTTCGAGAGATTTAGCTCAAAAATTACGCTATAAAAAAGGCTATTTTATGCTAAATCAATTTGAAAATAACGATAATTGGAAGGCTCATTACAAAACCACAGGTCCTGAAATCTGGAAAGATACCGAAGGTGAGGTAACTCATTTTGTATCGGCAATGGGAACTACAGGAACTATTATGGGAGTTTCTACCTATTTAAAAGAGCAAAATTCAAACATTCAAATTGTTGGTGTACAACCAACTGATGATACTAGTATTCCGGGTATTAGGAAATGGTCAAAAGAATATTTACCAAAAATATTTGACCGCTCTAAAGTTGACCAAGTAATCGAAATTAGTGAAAATCAAGCCCGTAATATGACCCGAAAATTAGCCAGTCAAGAAGGTGTTTTTGGAGGTATGAGTAGTGGTGGAGCAGTGCATGCCGCTTTACAAGTTGCCGAGGAAATTGACCAAGGAATTATTGTGGCAATTATCTGTGATATTGGCGATAGATATTTATCATCAAACTTATATAATTATTAA
- a CDS encoding homocysteine S-methyltransferase family protein: protein MSNIYQEIQKRILLLDGAMGTMLQAYKFTEEDFRGKRFKNYPTSLQGNNDLLSITQPQAIKEIHAKYFEAGADIIETNTFSGTTIAMADYQMENLVYELNYQSAKIAKEVADEFTQKEPHKPRFVAGSIGPTNRTASMSPDVNDPGYRAVTFNELRIAYRQQVEALLDGGCDMLLVETVFDTLNAKAALFAIEEVKDERKIEIPVMLSGTITDASGRTLSGQTAEAFLISISHIPLLSVGFNCALGANLLQPHLEAIASKTNFAISAHPNAGLPNAFGEYDETAQEMGNQIEEYFKKNLINIIGGCCGTTPEHIATISELAIKYPPRKCK, encoded by the coding sequence ATGTCAAACATTTATCAAGAAATACAAAAACGTATTCTGCTGCTCGATGGAGCAATGGGAACCATGCTTCAGGCATATAAATTTACCGAAGAAGATTTCCGAGGAAAACGCTTTAAAAATTACCCAACATCGCTACAAGGAAACAACGATTTACTTTCTATTACACAACCCCAAGCTATAAAAGAAATTCATGCAAAATATTTTGAAGCTGGAGCTGATATTATAGAAACCAACACTTTTTCAGGCACAACAATTGCCATGGCTGATTATCAAATGGAAAATTTAGTCTATGAATTAAATTATCAATCAGCAAAAATAGCGAAAGAAGTTGCCGATGAATTTACCCAAAAAGAACCGCATAAACCACGATTTGTTGCAGGTTCGATAGGTCCTACAAATCGTACTGCAAGTATGTCGCCAGACGTAAACGATCCAGGTTATAGAGCCGTTACTTTTAATGAATTACGCATCGCTTACAGGCAACAAGTGGAAGCACTTTTAGACGGCGGTTGCGATATGTTATTAGTAGAAACTGTTTTTGATACCCTAAACGCAAAAGCAGCATTATTTGCTATTGAAGAAGTAAAAGATGAACGTAAAATTGAAATTCCTGTAATGTTAAGCGGGACAATTACTGATGCCAGCGGTCGAACGTTGTCGGGGCAAACTGCCGAAGCTTTTTTAATTTCTATTTCCCATATTCCGCTATTATCCGTAGGGTTCAATTGTGCTTTAGGAGCTAATTTATTACAACCTCATTTAGAGGCAATCGCTTCGAAAACCAACTTTGCAATTTCGGCTCATCCAAATGCTGGACTTCCAAATGCTTTTGGCGAATACGACGAAACTGCCCAAGAAATGGGAAATCAAATTGAAGAATATTTTAAGAAAAATTTGATAAATATTATCGGTGGATGCTGTGGTACAACGCCAGAACATATTGCAACAATTTCGGAATTAGCAATTAAATATCCTCCAAGAAAATGCAAATAA